Below is a genomic region from Pyrococcus kukulkanii.
AGCTACTATTTGAAGGATACGTGAATAAAGGTGATTATCTCTTGGTCGGTCCCCTAACGATTATTGTAAAGGATGTTGTATACGATATCAACGATGAAAAGTGGAAGGTCTTGTTTATAATACTTGACGAGGACATGAACCCAATAGGTCCCAATTTGACGAAAATATACGTGCCGGATCCTAAAAAAGTCCAACAACTCCTTGCAAATCAAACTTTCTTGAGGGCTATGGCTGAGACCTTGGGTTATAATCCAGATAATCCAGTTGAATATGCTGAGTTTTTAAGGTGGTTGTCCTCTGCATCTCAAATGGAAGTTTGGAATGCTATTGTAAAAACTATTGAAGAGCATCCGGAGTTAGGAATCTCCCTAAATGACATAGCTAAGCCCATATTAGTGCCAAATGCTAGGCCCGTTGGCGTAAATGAGACAGTAAAGATTGAGTATCATGGTGAAACCCTCTACATTACTCCACTCTTCGTTTATCCAAATGGTGCTAAAATTAGCATAAGTGGTCCGATAAGATGGAGAGTTTCTATGGTTCAGGGTTTACTCCTTTCAAAAATAGAAGTTAAAGGAACTGTTCGGCCAGGTGAGGTATTCTATGTGAACGTTCACTTAAAGAACATAGGATCCAGGCGGGTAAGGTTTGTAACCGTGATATTATCCCCAACTCCTGTAATCCCAGAGGTCACTAGCAAGGAGGAGAGTGCTGCCTCGATATTACCTCAGACACTTGCCCAGACTGGGGTTGCTCAGAGCAGTCTATACCCACTAGGAACTACCATGAAATTCATTGACTACATTGAACCTGGGGAGGATAAGGTGATAACATTCAGCTACAAGGCCAACGAAAATGCTAGGCCTGGGGACTATCCTTTGTACTTGACTGTGGTTTACTTCTCTTACACAACTGGTGAAAACTTAGAGCAGAGGGTACTCTATGATTCCACTGCGATTACTATAGCAAAGGATTACGAAGCAACATTTATCGTGGAGAATCAGTCGATTCCCAGGGTAGTTCATCCGGGGGAAGACTTCACAGTAAAGGTTGTACTCAAAAACTCAGGGTCTGATACTGCGAAAAACGTCGTGGGCACTCTTGTCCTTGAAGATATAAAGGGAAGGCCGTTCGCTCCTGTATCTTCAAATTCATTCTACACTAGATTCGTTGAGAGTGGAGAGACTATTGTTAAGGAGTTTAAACTACACGTTGATGAATCAGCAAAAACTGGAACTTACATTTTCAAATTGAGAGTTACATATTACTCTGGCAATACAAATAATAAAGTAACTCAAGAGTTCACGTTCTCTACCACGGTTATACGGCATAGGGCCGCTTTTATAGAGATCGAAAATGTTACGATAGAGCCAAAAAAAGTTGAGCCTGGAATGACATTTAGGGTCACGTTAACGCTAAAGAACATGGGAGAGGGTTACGCCAAGGGATTAAAGATTAAAATAATACCTGTGGAAGTTTTAGTTAGAAGAGAAATTCAAAAAATTGACATATCTCAGCTGTCTTCCCTTCCTATACCTCAGAGCCAACAGATTTCGGAGAATTTACAGTCAGCGATAAACCAATTAATAGGAGAGATTGCTGTTGAGAAAATGCCTGCATTCTTACCCGTTGGAGAAGACAACGTTAAATATGATGGAATCATTCTTCCAAATCAGACAATCAAGTTGAGCTTCATACTTAAAGCCAATGGCAGGTTGGAGAATAATATTTATCCTCTCAAGGTGTCCTTAACTTACTTGTCTTCTCCGGATGATACTGAATTCTCTGACGAGAGAATAATCGGTATAGATGTTACGGGCGTTGAAATGATAGTAATTAGTAGAGTTTCTACATCTCCTTCCAGGGTATTACCTGGAAATTCAGACGTTGAAGTGTCATTTACCATAGAGAACATTGGAAGTGGGGAAGCTCGGTACGTGTTGCTCAAGCCTATACCCTCGTATCCTTTTAAGTTGAGTGAAACAAGTGACCAGATTATAAACGTTGGCACCCTTAAGCAAGGTGACTCTGCAAGAGCATCGTTTAAGGTGGACGTTGACAAAGACGCAAAATCTGGGACGTATCAAATACCAGTAATTGTAACGTATAAAGACCCTACAGGGGAGTTTAAGGAATTGAAGCTTTCTATTCCTATTATAATTGAAGAAAAGCCAAACATAGTAGTAGAGAAGGTTGAATTTAACCCCGAGCCAGTTCAGGGAAAGGATGTGAATATCTATGTTACCGTAAAGAATATTGGAGGGGAGAAAGCGGAGAGTGTAGTTATTGAGGGTGTCGTTAGATCCTCTCAGCCATTTACCTTAGTTAAGAGAACTGACTATGTGGGAACATTGGCTCCGAATCAGACTGGTCAGGGTGTAATAACACTTACCGTTGACAAAGACGCGATTCCGAAAGTATATAATATCCTTATCAGGATAAGGGCTGTTGGGGATAGGGATAAGGGAGATGACAATGTTTACATATTTGAACATACAATAAAGATTCCAGTAAAAGAGAATGTTGAAGAGAAGGAGAGGCTGAAGAAACTGGCGATTGGGGCGGGGGTATTGGCAGTTCTTGTTACCCTGCTAATATACCTTAAGAGGAAGAAGTCCAGCTCTTAACTTTTTCTCTTAATTTTATGCCAACAAAGATACTTATTCCAATGTTTATCAAAATTAAAACTATGCCAAGTATTATGTCTTCTGGGTTCTTCTTTATTAGGGGGTTTGAATACTTTGTTATTAAATCGATAACTTTCCAAAACGCAGGGAGCATTAATATGCCGGAAGTATAGTACCATATGTGGGGATTTTTCCTGAGGTACTCTTGGATAGTTTTTCCAACAAGTATTATTCCAAAGCCAAGGATGAAGTATGGATTAACGGCATTAAGGTAAATAAGCAGAGCTATAAGATCACTGCTTGGTATTCCCCCTATCATCTTCGTTGATATAGTTTCAAGTGTGAGGTAGACGTTTATTGCTCCTCCAAGTATCACTATTAAACCTGTAATAACCCCAATGAAGGTTATAAACCCCCGACTTATTAATTCTAAGGGCTTTATCTTTACTCCCTTTATGAAGAAATATCCTCCTACAATGAGCATTACAACTCCAGTTACCGCCGAAGATACTATTTGAGCGCTTGGGGGATATTTCAAGGATATCAGTTTTGCAACACCATATAGGAGTACTATCAAACCAGGAATCCCTAAAACAACTTTTGATACTTCCGGATCGTTCATGATTTCTTTTAAATATCTAACTATGATATACCACGTAGTTTCTATTCCTGGGCTTTGCTTAACAACAACCCTTCTTGTACTCACTATTGGAGCTTTTGATGTTATGATGGGGAATATCTGTTCGTCTTCGGCACCATCGGTTACTGGAATGATACCGTCGGCTGGAAATACTTTGAGAACTTCATCTAGTTGTCGACTTAGCTCCATATCACTTTTGACACCCACGTTATGATGACCAGTAATTAAAGCCACTTCGACATCATCAAACTCCCTACTTTCTTTAAGTTCGTCATAGAGTTTTATCGCAGCGAATAAAGTGTTGGCATCGCTATCTTCGGGGTCTGCTAAGCTAAGCTTTATTGCTGCATCTAGGCACTTATCTCTCCCGATAACAGGCCCCTTAACTCCGGCTTTTATCCCAAAATCGTCATCTCTGTCAATTGCTAAGACCAAAACTTTCATTTCATCACCTTCTCCATGACGGATTTAACTTTATCTTCCATGTGTCTCTCTTTGTCTCTCCTATCGTCTATCTTTATGTATGTGACCACCCTATTAATCCCAAGCTTAAACATAAGTTCGTGGGCCTCTCTAATGATTTCCAATCCATCTTTGAGGTTATTAACTTCGATTATGGTGCCCATAGGTGTCAATTGATACTTGACACCTTTTTCTTCAAGGAGTTTGATCGCTTGGGCTATGTATTTGCTGACACTAACCTCACCAAGCGGGATTAAGGAGAATTCTATAATTACCGCCATTATACCTCCCAAATCCATTTTACCACTTGGGGATTTAAAAAATTGTGCTCCAAATATTTAAATTTTAGATGAGCCTAATTTCATCGGGGATTGAGATGTTTAAAATTGACAAGCTAAGGTTTGGAACTGCTGGGATTCCACTCTCAACTCCTAAGCCGTCGACGATTGCTGGAATTGAACAAGTTAGACAGTTAGGATTAGATGCTATGGAGCTTGAATTTGTAAGAGGAATTAACATAAAGCCTGAATTAGCTAAAAAAAATTAAGCATGTCGCTAAAAAGAATGATGTCGTTTTAACTGCTCATGCTCCCTACTACATAAACCTCAACGCTAAGGAAAAGGAAAAAGTTGAGGCGAGTAAAAGGAGGATAATTCAGAGCGCTGAGAGGCTTTATGAGGCTGGGGGATGGAGTTTAGTTTTTCACGCGGGCTACTATCTAAAGCAACCCCCTGAACAGGTTTACAGCAACATAAAATCTGCATTGGAGGATATTGTCGAGGAGCTAAAGTCAAGGGGGATAAAAGTCTGGGTAAGACCTGAGCTAACAGGTAAGCCCACTCAATTTGGAGACCTTAGGGAGCTAATAAAGTTAAGTCAAGAAGTCGACATGGTCCTGCCCGCGATAGATTTTGCTCATGCACATGCCAGGAATAAGGGTGGGTGTAACTCTGAGGAAGAGTGGAGAGAGATGTTAACCCTAATAGAGAATGAGCTAGGGAAGGAGGCCCTGAGGAACATGCACATTCACATAAGCGGAATCGAATATGGGGAGAAGGGTGAGAAGAGGCACCTCAACTTGCAGGAGAGTGATCTCAAATGGGAGGATCTCCTGAGGATTTTGAAGGAGTTCAACGTTAGGGGGGTAGTTATTAGTGAGAGCCCGAACATCGAGGGGGATGCAATTTTAATGAAGAGGAAGTGGGAAGAGCTAAAAGTTTAAAAGTGTCTGTCAGCCACTACTCCACGATATTTCTTTCGAAGAAAATCCGAATAGGGGGGAGTGTGAATGAACCCGTTCCATGACCTTGAGCCTGGACCAGACGTTCCTGAGGTAGTCTACGCTCTAATAGAGATTCCAAAAGGAAGCAGGAACAAGTACGAGCTTGATAAGAAGACGGGACTCTTAAAGCTTGATAGGGTTCTCTACAGCCCGTTCTTCTACCCAGTGGACTATGGAATCATACCAAGGACTTGGTACGATGACGATGATCCATTTGACATAATGGTCATAATGAGGGAGCCAACCTACCCACTAACGATCATAGAGGCAAGACCCATTGGGTTGTTCAAGATGATAGACAGTGGGGACAAGGATTACAAGGTTCTCGCAGTTCCAGTTGAGGATCCATATTTCAAGGACTGGAAGGACATTGATGACGTTCCGAAGGCATTTCTGGATGAGATAGCTCACTTCTTCAAGAGGTACAAGGAGTTACAAGGTAAGGAGATCATTGTTGAGGGATGGGAAGGAGCAGAGGCTGCAAAGAGGGAAATCCTAAGGGCAATTGAGCTGTACAAGGAAAAGTTCGGGAAGAAGGAGTGATATTTCTTTCATTAAACTTTTTGGAGGAATAAAGTATGTACAAAATAGTTACAGTTAAGGATGTTGTGAGAATTCCCCCCAAGATGTTTACAATGGATCCAAAGGAGGCAGCTATGATAGTTCTCAGGGACACCTACGAGGGCAAGTACGATAGGGACGAGGGGGTTATACTTTCAATTGTAGAAGTGAAAGAGGTGGGAGATGGAATAATAGTTCCGGGCGATGGTGCAACATATCACGAAGTCGTTTTTGACGTTCTTGTCTGGGAGCCAAGACTTCACGAAGTCGTTGAGGGAACTGTTGTTGATGTTGTCCCATTTGGAGCATTTATTAGAATCGGTCCTATGGATGGGCTGGTTCATATCAGCCAGTTAATGGATGACTACGTGGTTTACGATGAGAGAAACAAACAGTTTGTAGGAAAAGAAAAGAAGTACTTGCTAAAGCTTGGAGATGCAGTTAGGGCAAGGATAATTGCAGTTAGTCCAAAGAGTAGGATAATAAGAGAGAATAGAATTGGATTAACAATGAGACAGCCAGGACTAGGAAAGTTTGATTGGATTGAGAAGGAGAAAAGAAAGGAGAAGGAGGGTAAGAAGTGAGTGAGAAAGCCTGCAGAAATTGTCATTACATAACCACCGAGGACAGATGTCCGATTTGTGGTAGTAGGGATTTGAGTGAGGAATGGTTTGATTTGGTAATAATAGTAGATGTGGAGAACAGTGAAATAGCCAAGAGAATAGGTGCAAAGGTTCCAGGAAAATATGCAATAAGGGTGCGCTGATGGTAGTTTTTAAACTTCCTGAGAGCTTGAGGTATGAATTAAAAAGACCAATGGGTAAGTTAATAGAAGGTGAAATCCCGAGGCCATATTTAGAGGTTAGAAAACTTATTTCGAGTCCTTTAATTACAGTTGGAGATGTCGTTACTGAGAATACACTAAAAGTTGGTCTCTCGCCCAACTTGGCTATATACGACCACAAAACCGAGAGAAGGGAGTATCGACCTGAAATAAATTCCGATGCAATTATTTTAACCGTTAAAAATCCGCCTGGCACCATTACGCTTCCCCTCTTACGAGCCGTTAAAAAAGCGTATGAGTTAATTAGTAGGGGAAAGAGCGTACACATAATAGTCAACGGCGAGGAGGATCTCGCCACAATTCCCGCAGTTTTGTACGCTCCATATGGGTCGACAATAATATATGGTCAACCCAAACAAGGCATAGTGCTTATAAAGGTAACACGTGAATGCAAACGCAGGTGCGCGGAGATAATGAGAAGGATGGAGGTGGTGAGGAATGGAGATTAGAATAACTGAGGTTAAGGAGAACAAGCTTATCGGAAGGAAGGAGATATACTTTGAGATTTACCACCCAGGGGAACCAACGCCAAGCAGAAAGGACGTCAAGGGGAAGCTTGTAGCAATGCTCGACCTAAACCCAGAAACGACCGTTGTTCAGTACATAAGGAGCTACTTTGGAAGTTACAAGTCAAAGGGCTACGCCAAATACTATTACGACAAGGATAGGATGTTTTATATAGAGCCAGAGTACATCCTTGTAAGGGATGGTATAATAGAGAAGAAAGAGGAGGGTGAGTGAAATGGGACAGAAGTGGAAGCTCTACATAGTTAAGGACGGAAAAGTCATAAGGAAGAACAAATTCTGCCCCAGGTGTGGTCCTGGAGTGTTCATGGCTGATCACGGTGACAGGTGGGCCTGTGGCAAGTGTGGCTACACTGAGTGGAAGAAGTGAAGGTGACCTCTATTGGGGCTTTTCTCCAATCTAATTCTTAGGAGGTTTAAGGGCGTTGCTCCAAGATATGAGGAGATAGTTAGGGCATATAAGGAGTTCCTGCTTACCGAAGAAGAGTTCGCAATACCCAAGATAGAGAGAATTATGATACCCCTTGATAGGTACTCCGAGCACCCAAATGAAACTGTTTTAGAGTATCTTTCTTCCTATCCTGGAGCTCAGATCTTAATTTTGTATGTGATAGATGGAGAGGTCTGTAGGTTAATAAGGGAGACAATTGGAGAAAGGGAAGCCGAATTGTTTAGAAAGAGGGAACTTGAGCGTGGGCATAATATGTTAAAACAAGCAGAAAAGCTAATATCAGAAATAAGAGGAGGGTTTAGTATTCAATCAAAGCTGAAAACTGGTAACAAAGCTGAAGTTGTTGAGGGAATTGTCGATAATTTTGAGTTGATAATTATTTCAAGGCATTACGGTGCAGAAACCACGAAGACCCATCCAGTGAGTCCCATAGTTCTTAGGATCCTTCAAAACGTTAAAATCCCAGTATTGCTTTATTAGGGGGTTAAACCCATGACTCCGCAAGAAATAATTGCACTCGGAGTATTTATAGCTGTCTACGTTGCAATAATAAGTGAGAAGATTCACAGAACAGTTGCTGCAATGTTTGGGGCCTCAGTAGTTCTCCTTTCTGGTATAGTTCCTTGGGAGAAAGTCCCTCACTATCTTGACTTAAATACAATCCTCTTACTTGCGGGGATGATGGTTGTAGTGAATGTCAGTAGGGAGAGTGGCCTTTTCGAGTATATAGCGATAAAGACAGCTAAGCTATCAAAGGGGGATCCAATGAAAGTCCTCCTTTTCTTCTCCATTGTTACTGCACTTGTAAGTGCTTTTTTAGATAACGTAACGACCGTGTTGTTGTTAACTCCCATGCTTCTATACATAACAAGGCAAATGAAAGTAAATCCGATCCCCTACCTTCTTGCTGAAATCTTTGCTTCGAATATTGGAGGAACAGCAACTTTAATTGGAGATCCTCCAAACATAATGATAGGTTCGGCTGCAAAGCTGAGCTTTAATGAATTCATAAAAAATATGACGCCAATATCTGCCGTTGACCTGATATTAATGGTTACCTTAATTTATCTGCTTTACAAAAAGGAACTTAAAAAAGCTGAGGTCTCTCTTTCAATATTAAATCTACGAGAGGAAGACGCTATACGCGATAGAAAGCTGTTTAAAAAGTCTATAGTGGTTATATGTTTAGTTATACTTTCATTTTTCCTTCATGACACGATAGGAGTTGAGCCTGCAGTTATAGCCCTATCTGGGGCTTCTTTGCTTCTCTTGTGGAGTGGAGAATCTCCAGAAAAAGCCCTAGAAAAAGTTGAATGGGCGACATTATTCTTCTTCGGTGGTCTATTTATAATAGTGGGATCCCTTGAAGAGACGGGATTTATAGCTCAGGTCGGGGAGTGGATAGTCAGGCAAATACATTCGGAAACTGAGGCAATATTATTGATCTCTTGGCTTTCTGCGCTTTTAAGTGCCGTGATAGATAACATACCATTCACAGCAACTATGATTCCGTTGATAAAGAGCATGGGTTCAACTTTAAATACGTACCCATTATGGTGGGCCTTAAGCTTAGGGGCTTGTCTTGGGGGCAACGGAACTGCTATAGGAGCGAGCGCAAATATAGTTGTCTTGGGTATAGCGTATAGGGAGGGGATAAGGATAACCTTTAAGGACTTCCTTAAAGTTGGAATGACAATAATGGTAATAACAGTGGGAGTCGGGTCGCTTATCTTAATAGCCAGGTATGGGTGAGATAATATGAGGATACTTGTCCTTGTCGATGGGAGTAAGTGGAGCCAGAAAGCAGCACTGTATGCTTTCTCAGTTGCTAAAAGAAAAAACGCTAAGGTGATTTTGTTTTCCGTCTTAGATAGGAGAGAAGCAAAAGCCCTGGCCTTTCACCTGAGCATGAGAAGTGAGAGCCTGGAGAAGATAAAGGAGTTTGAAGAAACGATATGGAAAGACATGAAGAAAAGCGTTAAGGAAGTCATCACGACTCTACTAGAAATTGGTCACAGGGAAGGAATTAATTGTTCTTTCAAGATCGTTGAGGGGCACGCGAAGGATAAAGTTCTGGAGGAAGCTAACTCGGGGAACTACGATATGGTTGTGATGGGGGCTTATGGGAAGAGTGGAAAGACGAGAATAGGGTCACTGCTCGAAGATGTCGTTGGTCAGATAAGAATCCCAGTCATGATAGTCCGCTAGCGCATATTTTCAACATAAAGGAATAGGCACTTAAGGTACTCAGTATCTTTGGATGCCATGAGTATTGGATGATCTGGAGCTTGAGTTCTGTAAGGCTCAAGCATCTTAAGGAACTTTCCGGCCTTTGCCCCTGCGGCAATTATCATGTCCTTAAACATCTGTAAATCAACGTGCTGGGAGCATGAGCACGTTACTAGAATTCCCCCATCCTTAACGAGGTTCAGCCCAGCGAAGTTTACGTTGAAGTAAGCCCTTAAGCCCGCCTTCAGATCTTTCTCGTGCTGAACGAAGGCAGGAGGATCGAGGATCACTATGTCAAACTCTTCTCCTCTCTTCTGGAGCTTCTCCATTTCCTCAAAGGCACTTCCAACGATGAACTTTACCCTATCTTCAACTCCATTCAGCTTTGCATTTTCCTTAGCGGTTTCTATAGCCCTTGGTGACTTGTCTATAGCTATAACTTCCTCCGCTCCAGCTATAGCGGCGTGAATTGCGAACCCCCCGGTGTACGTGAAAACGTCAAGAACCCTGTCCCCAGGCCTCACCCACTTTTCTAACGCTAACCTATTTTCCCTCTGGTCGAGGAAAAATCCAGTTTTTTGACCGCGCATATCAACTATAAACTTTGCCCTGCCTTCTTCTATTATAGTCCTGTACTTCTCTTTTCCCAGGAGAACCCTTTCGATCTCTGGCAATCCCTCTCTCCTCCTACTCCTCCCGGTGTTCTTCTCAAATACCGTTTCTATCTCGGGCTCAACTTCCATTATAGCCTCGGCAACGTCAAGCTTGAACCTCTCCATTCCAGCGCTTGATATTTGAAGAGAGGCTATGTCATTGAACCTGTCAACTATTAGTCCGGGCAGATAGTCAGCCTCACCATACACCATCCTGTAGACGTTAGTGTACCTGAGGACTTTCTTCCTGTACTCATTTGCCTTCCTTATCCTCTTTCTGAAGAGATCCTTGTTTATCTCTACATCCTTTTCCTTCGTAACTATCCTCACCATTATGTTGGAGTGAGGGTTAGCAAAGCCTTTTCCCAGGAACTTCCCACCCCTCGTGTAAACCTCAACGATATCCCCAGGCTTTATCTCTCCCTCAACTCTCACGACTCCCTTCTTAAAAACTATCATCGCACCTTTCCCTATGGCCCTCGCTGCTTGAGCATCAACTACAACCCTTGCCATCTCGACCCCCTAGGGTGGAATAGAAAAGGGGATTTAAAAGGCTCACCTAACCTCGCGTCATCATCGCTCAGCAAGGAGAACGACGATCATCGCCTTAAATCTCTTCCTTAACGGTAACGAATGAGACCATCGTTACCGTTTGTCCGACTCCTTTTATCTCTCTTAGCCTATCGATAACTATTTTTCCTACTTCTTCAGCATTGGAAGCTCTAACTTTCAGGAGAAGATCCCATTCTCCTGCTATTATATGTACTTCATAAACTCCAGGAATTTTAGCTATTTGCTCCGCAACTTCTCTTTGGGTTAAACCTGAGTCAGGATCATATCTTATGAGAATGAATGCCGTTGTTCCTAAGTTTAGTTTCTTATAGTTTGGCTTTATCGTGAACCTCTCTATTATCCCCTCTTCAACAAGCCTTTTTATTCTATAGTGGACAGTTGTCCTGGGTATCCCTAACTTCTTGCTTAATGTTGCAATATTCTCTCTCGCATTATTTTTAAGTTCCTCAAGTAATCTCCTATCAACCCTATCTAAGATTTCAGCCATTATCATCACCTTTTACGTTATTGACGTATGTTCAGTATTTAAGGTTTTCTTTTAACCATCTATGAAATTCCTTTAAAGCTTTCCCCCTATGAGAGATGGCATTTTTCTCTTCTGTTGTCATTTCGGCAAAGGTCTTCTCGTAACCATCAGGAACGAATATTGGGTCATAGCCAAATCCGTGAGTTCCTCTCTTATCGTATGATATCTTTCCCTGGACGGTGCCAGTAAATATGTGGACGTTTCCATTGTAGTACCCTATTACACTCCTAAAATATGCCTTTCTGTTTTCAACATTTTCCATAAGTTTAAGTATTCCATCTAGCCCAATAGTTTTGTAGACGTAGGCTGAGTATACCCCTGGGAAGCCATTTAGTGCTTCTATGAAGAGTCCTGAATCTTCTATAAAGAAATATCCTGGGATTCTGTCTTTTAGCCATTCTATGCCAAATTTTACAACATCCTCAAGCGAATCCGCTTGGATTTCTGGATAGCTTATCTTTAACGGCTCAATCTCTATACCTAAGGGTTCCAGGAAGGCCTTGGCCTCCTTGACTTTTCCTATGTTTGATGTAACAAAAAATATTTTCATAGGAGGCCCTCAGTCTATTTTGTATCCGATCTTTTCAACAAGCTCTCTTCTCTCTTTCTTCTGTTCTTCGGTCTCTATCTTATTTGCTGCTTTTCCATCAACGACACCAATTACTGCTCTCCCAAGCTCGGTCTCAGCTATTATAACTTGGAATGGATTTTCGCTTGCTCCGTAAATCATTGCAACTGCTGGATGATTCTTTATGATATTCAGCACATTTATTGGGTAGGCGTTCTTCATGAGAATCACGAAGACGTGCCCTGCTCCTATCTTAACGGCGTTCTTTGCCGCTAACTTTTCAAGTTCTGGGTCGTTTCCGGTATACCTTGTAAGTTGAGGCTTAGCTTCATTCATTGCGATACCAAACTTTATCCCAGGAACGGTAGTTAAAAGGGCTCTAGCTAAGTCATCTACTGTGAATATCGAGAAATTACCTTGGCCTATAATTACTTCAACACCTTCTGGTTTCTCTATATCAATGACTTCAATCCTCACCATTGAGCATCACCATCTAAGTTTTCTACATCCAACTAAAAAACTATTCTGTTCTCTGGCATCTGGCAAGGGTAAGATATTTGCTTTCCAATCCACTCTTTAAATACTGAAGACAAGAAGACCATAATCGTTTTTAGGTCTAAGTAATAAATTTTTACCGATGCCGCATGGCCCCCATTGATCAAACTGAGCTCGAGTGGCTACTAGATATTCTCAATAAATACCCCCGAGAAAGCCTTAGAAAAATTTCTAAAAAAGAGGGGATAGAATATTATCGTCTCAAAAGGACATATGATAAGTACTACGGAAAGTACGTGTTTGTTAGTGCTGTATACAATATAGTAAAGCTTGGGCTCAAAAGTTATGTTGCTTTTCTCTCTGTACCAAAAGTTGAACTTTCAAGTAGGGCTCTTGAGCTACTAAAGAATCCCTTTGTTGCTCATATAACCCCAATATTTGGTTTCAAAAATGGAATACAAGCTATATTGCATATTCCTGTTGAGCAGGAAAAATACATTCCGGAGATGCTCTCGAAGTATTCTAGCGATTTTGAATTCTATGAGGTGTGGTCAAGAGAGAGAAAAGAAAAAGTAAAATTCGGAAAATGGAACTATTCATATGAATATGCCGTTCTCATGGACATCCTAAAGGTGGACGCTAGAACGCCTATGAAAGAGCTTGAGATATTACTTGGGAAAAAGAGGCCAACGATAAAATTTATGATTAACAAGTTAATTAAAGACGGCGTCATAGTAGGCTTTTACGCGTATGCAGAGCATCTTGAACCAGTATATGATAGATCCTTCATAGGAATAGCTGGTGACATAGATATCAATGAATTCTTGGAGAAATTTAGGGACATTGAAATAAAGGTAGGGGTTTTAAAGCCGAAGGGGTATTACCTGGAATGGTTTTTCTCATCTAAGGACGATATGGGTAGTAAAATCCTAGAGTTTAGCCCTTATGTAGAGAAACTTGCAATAGGATACTTGGATATGTTTAGAGACTTAAATAATGAGCACTTAAAGACAAGGTTCTCGAGAATGGTAAGAAAAGATGGTAAAGGATATAGATCAATCCTAGAGTTTTAGCCCCTCATTTCTCTTAGTATCTTCTGGAACTCGGAGTAATCAGTTACAACTTTTACATTATCAAGTGTCTCGAAGTAGACTTTCTTAATCTTTATCTTCTTTGCTTCAGTGTACTTCATTTCCGGAGGATCATACTCTCCTGGTTCCACAATTTCGTCCTCGATTATGTAAGTTTTTAGTTCTGGCTCTCCTACGTACTTCCAAACCTCATAGAAAACTTTAGGCTCGAGGTGTATCTCTCCCTCGAGCTCAATGTAATCTGCGCCAATGTCCTCTAAGAACTCCTTAATTACTTCAGAATTCATTTAGAATCACCTCCATATTTATTTCACTTTGATGGTTAAATACCTATCGCAATCCAAAAACTTTAAATTATGTATGCCCCTTTTAACCCTCATGCTTGG
It encodes:
- a CDS encoding adenosine-specific kinase — protein: MVRIEVIDIEKPEGVEVIIGQGNFSIFTVDDLARALLTTVPGIKFGIAMNEAKPQLTRYTGNDPELEKLAAKNAVKIGAGHVFVILMKNAYPINVLNIIKNHPAVAMIYGASENPFQVIIAETELGRAVIGVVDGKAANKIETEEQKKERRELVEKIGYKID
- a CDS encoding winged helix-turn-helix domain-containing protein translates to MAPIDQTELEWLLDILNKYPRESLRKISKKEGIEYYRLKRTYDKYYGKYVFVSAVYNIVKLGLKSYVAFLSVPKVELSSRALELLKNPFVAHITPIFGFKNGIQAILHIPVEQEKYIPEMLSKYSSDFEFYEVWSRERKEKVKFGKWNYSYEYAVLMDILKVDARTPMKELEILLGKKRPTIKFMINKLIKDGVIVGFYAYAEHLEPVYDRSFIGIAGDIDINEFLEKFRDIEIKVGVLKPKGYYLEWFFSSKDDMGSKILEFSPYVEKLAIGYLDMFRDLNNEHLKTRFSRMVRKDGKGYRSILEF
- a CDS encoding DUF5748 family protein, with the protein product MNSEVIKEFLEDIGADYIELEGEIHLEPKVFYEVWKYVGEPELKTYIIEDEIVEPGEYDPPEMKYTEAKKIKIKKVYFETLDNVKVVTDYSEFQKILREMRG